The following proteins come from a genomic window of Botrytis cinerea B05.10 chromosome 14, complete sequence:
- the Bcefm3 gene encoding Bcefm3, protein MPILSRDHQLDRFCRQYLQLLPSLEYPDEEHLRDDAFQEAIYSRLFEENALEYPPPQRYQLKTLKELTKRIENSIHDWEEQGISDNLMSQLSILLSTPIPSEATAAQQQSYVTYTLSSLPPISSTSTSLASQTPTITILESASLLSGSGTTGLRTWEAALHLSTYISLNPQLISNKTILELGCGTGFISILCAKHLSAKHVLATDGSPETLTLMNTSLFLNNLTDTITPTLSQDTTSKTSMCELTWGHMLPTGEFETFPEFLSSKCPPSNPTPTNESSQTPLDLILAADVIYSPVVIPSLIATLEDLFDLYPQVEVLISSTVRNAETYAIFVEMCKNKQWQMERAGFEVAERSAQEGPWYGELGEGIEILWIRKT, encoded by the exons ATGCCTATTCTCTCCAGGGACCATCAATTGGACAGGTTTTGTCgtcaatatcttcaacttctACCAAGTCTCGAATACCCAGATGAAGAACATCTTCGAGATGATGCCTTCCAGGAAGCCATTTACTCAAGACTGTTTGAGGAGAATGCTTTGGAGTACCCTCCACCTCAgagatatcaattgaaaactCTGAAAGAGCTCACCAAAAGAATCGAGAACAGTATTCACGATTGGGAAGAACAA GGAATATCAGATAATCTCATGAGCCAGCTTTCCATTCTCCTCTCTACTCCTATTCCTTCAGAAGCCACAGCTGCTCAGCAGCAATCCTATGTGACTTAtaccctctcctctcttcctcctatTTCTTCTACCTCTACATCACTAGCTTCGCAAACTCCAACAATAACTATCCTCGAATCTGCATCCCTTTTGTCCGGCTCCGGAACCACAGGTCTTCGGACATGGGAGGCCGCTCTCCATCTTTCGACTTACATCTCTCTCAATCCTCAGCTTATCTCCAATAAAACGATATTGGAGCTTGGCTGTGGCACTGGTTTTATATCAATCCTTTGCGCTAAGCATCTTTCCGCAAAGCACGTCCTGGCTACCGATGGAAGCCCTGAAACATTGACTTTGATGAACACAAGCCTGTTTCTCAACAACCTAACAGATACCATTACTCCTACGCTGTCTCAAGATACGACCTCCAAAACAAGCATGTGTGAGCTTACCTGGGGTCACATGCTTCCAACTGGGGAGTTTGAGACATTTCCTGAGTTCCTATCATCGAAATGCCCACCATCCAACCCGACGCCAACCAACGAATCAAGCCAGACCCCATTGGATCTAATTCTTGCTGCAGATGTGATTTACTCCCCCGTTGTAATTCCTTCTTTAATTGCAACACTTGAAGACCTCTTTGATTTGTACCCACAAGTTGAAGTTCTAATCTCAAGTACGGTACGTAACGCCGAGACGTATGCAATATTTGTAGAGATGTGTAAAAATAAACAGTGGCAAATGGAAAGGGCAGGGTTTGAAGTGGCGGAAAGAAGTGCACAGGAAGGGCCGTGGTACGGAGAGTTGGGGGAGGGAATTGAGATTCTTTGGATTCGGAAAACTTAA
- the Bcrvs167 gene encoding Bcrvs167 → MSFKGFQKSLVRAPQTFKAKFNLGEQTKDAVYIDAERRFQELETETKKLHDESKKYFEAINGMMNHQIEFSKAIAEIYKPISGRMSDPDSLVQEGNPEGIRACEEYEEICKDLLATLQPELEMIETRVIRPADELLEIIKVIRKTALKRQHKQLDYDRHRATLKKLQDKKEKNLKDEKAMYKAENDVEQATQEFNYYNDLLKDELPKLFTLEREFIRPLFQSFYYMQLNVFYTLHERMQGCDIGYFNLQLDIEEGFEAKRGDIRDQAEALSIVKFKTTGARRPPKPLALGGPNRLAIENKPSTSTALTTSPSRRASTDFQSSEKPPPPYSSMLSPTNPGNSVMRSASTGSSWGAAAKAKKAAPPPPKPKPSRLSGAPPAETATALYDYEAQAEGDLSFGAGETIEIVTRTSNENEWWIGKIHGKQGQFPGNYVKVN, encoded by the exons ATGTCCTTCAAGGGCTTTCAAAAATCCCTGGTCAGA GCGCCTCAAACGTTCAAAGCCAAGTTCAATCTAGGGGAACAAACAAAAGATGCCGTTTATATCGATGCGGAACGGCGCTTCCAGGAGCTGGAAACCGAGACGAAAAAGCTGCACGATGAGAGTAAAAAATACTTTGAAGCTATTAACGGCATGATGAACCATCAGATTGAATTCTCCAAAGCGATCGCCGAAATATACAAACCAATTTCAGGAAGGATGTCCGATCCGGATTCCCTGGTTCAAGAAGGGAATCCGGAGGGAATCAGGGCATGCGAAGAATACGAAGAAATTTGCAAGGACCTCTTGGCGACTCTGCAACCAGAGCTGGAAATGATTGAGACAAGAGTGATTCGACCTGCCGATGAATTATTAGAGATTATCAAGGTGATCAGGAAAACTGCGCTCAAACGCCAACACAAGCAATTAGATTATGACAGACATCGAGCAACACTCAAGAAACTACaagacaagaaagagaagaatttgaaggatGAGAAAGCCATGTATAAAGCGGAGAATGACGTTGAACAAGCAACTCAGGAGTTCAATTATTACAATGATCTCTTGAAGGACGAGTTACCTAAACTTTTTACGTTGGAGCGCGAGTTCATTCGTCCATTGTTTCAATCGTTTTACTATATGCAGCTGAACGTCTTTTATACCCTACATGAGAGGATGCAAGGATGTGATATTGGATACTTTAATCTCCAGCTCGATATCGAGGAAGGTTTCGAGGCTAAACGAGGCGATATCCGAGACCAGGCAGAAGCACTTTCCATTGTGAAGTTCAAGACGACGGGAGCCAGACGTCCACCAAAACCTCTTGCTCTCGGCGGACCCAACCGTCTTGCCATAGAGAACAAGCCATCTACATCCACAGCGCTGACTACGTCTCCAAGCCGCCGCGCATCCACTGACTTCCAATCATCGGAAAAGCCACCACCGCCTTATTCTTCGATGTTATCTCCTACGAATCCTGGTAACAGCGTGATGCGATCAGCGTCGACAGGTAGTTCATGGGGTGCTGCCGCGAAAGCGAAAAAGGCGGCACCTCCACCACCGAAACCGAAGCCATCGAGGCTTAGCGGTGCGCCACCTGCGGAGACTGCTACCGCACTGTATGATTATGAAGCACAGGCAGAGGGCGATTTGAGCTTCGGTGCTGGAGAGACAATTGAGATTGTGACAAGAACTAGTAATGAGAACGAATGGTGGATTGGGAAAATTCACGGAAAACAAGGGCAATTCCCTG GGAACTATGTCAAAGTCAATTAA
- the Bcefm3 gene encoding Bcefm3: protein MSQLSILLSTPIPSEATAAQQQSYVTYTLSSLPPISSTSTSLASQTPTITILESASLLSGSGTTGLRTWEAALHLSTYISLNPQLISNKTILELGCGTGFISILCAKHLSAKHVLATDGSPETLTLMNTSLFLNNLTDTITPTLSQDTTSKTSMCELTWGHMLPTGEFETFPEFLSSKCPPSNPTPTNESSQTPLDLILAADVIYSPVVIPSLIATLEDLFDLYPQVEVLISSTVRNAETYAIFVEMCKNKQWQMERAGFEVAERSAQEGPWYGELGEGIEILWIRKT, encoded by the coding sequence ATGAGCCAGCTTTCCATTCTCCTCTCTACTCCTATTCCTTCAGAAGCCACAGCTGCTCAGCAGCAATCCTATGTGACTTAtaccctctcctctcttcctcctatTTCTTCTACCTCTACATCACTAGCTTCGCAAACTCCAACAATAACTATCCTCGAATCTGCATCCCTTTTGTCCGGCTCCGGAACCACAGGTCTTCGGACATGGGAGGCCGCTCTCCATCTTTCGACTTACATCTCTCTCAATCCTCAGCTTATCTCCAATAAAACGATATTGGAGCTTGGCTGTGGCACTGGTTTTATATCAATCCTTTGCGCTAAGCATCTTTCCGCAAAGCACGTCCTGGCTACCGATGGAAGCCCTGAAACATTGACTTTGATGAACACAAGCCTGTTTCTCAACAACCTAACAGATACCATTACTCCTACGCTGTCTCAAGATACGACCTCCAAAACAAGCATGTGTGAGCTTACCTGGGGTCACATGCTTCCAACTGGGGAGTTTGAGACATTTCCTGAGTTCCTATCATCGAAATGCCCACCATCCAACCCGACGCCAACCAACGAATCAAGCCAGACCCCATTGGATCTAATTCTTGCTGCAGATGTGATTTACTCCCCCGTTGTAATTCCTTCTTTAATTGCAACACTTGAAGACCTCTTTGATTTGTACCCACAAGTTGAAGTTCTAATCTCAAGTACGGTACGTAACGCCGAGACGTATGCAATATTTGTAGAGATGTGTAAAAATAAACAGTGGCAAATGGAAAGGGCAGGGTTTGAAGTGGCGGAAAGAAGTGCACAGGAAGGGCCGTGGTACGGAGAGTTGGGGGAGGGAATTGAGATTCTTTGGATTCGGAAAACTTAA
- the Bcnfs1 gene encoding Bcnfs1 — MIMSSLASKSLRQASRLCLKQSSPAAGLLRSSAFARVASTSRRGYVSETKKDSAQVTVDTAIRSEQKAFFEETGKHAQDQSISGASVNADAMMSPMAGVLKQATVMDEGSRPIYLDMQATTPLDPRVLDKMLPFYTGLYGNPHSRTHAYGWETDTATEEAREHIATLIGADPKEIIFTSGATESNNMSVKGVARFFGRAGKKRHIITTQTEHKCVLDSCRHLQDEGFEVTYLPVQKSGLVDMAELEAAIRPETALVSIMAVNNEIGVIQPLEEIGKLCRSKKVFFHTDGAQAVGKIPLDVNAMNIDLMSISSHKIYGPKGIGACYVRRRPRVRLDPIISGGGQERGLRSGTLAPALVVGFGEACRIAKEELNYDHARVKKLSDRLLKGLLAMEHTTQNGDPDHFYPGCVNVSFAYVEGESLLMALKDIALSSGSACTSASLEPSYVLRALGSSDESAHSSIRFGIGRFTTESEIDYVLKAVENRVTFLRELSPLWELVQEGIALDSIEWSQH; from the exons ATGATAATGTCGAGTCTGGCTTCAAAATCATTGAGGCAGGCCTCGCGCCTTTGCTTAAAGCAATCGTCACCAGCTGCTGGACTGCTGAGAAGCTCTGCGTTTGCTCGGGTGGCGTCCACATCAAGGAGGGGTTATGTTTCCGAGACGAAAAAGGATAGCGCTCAAGTTACTGTTGATACTGCGATTCGATCGGAACAGAAAGCTTTCTTTGAAGAGACTGGCAAACACGCTCAGGATCAATCCATATCTGGAGCTTCTGTAAATGCCGATGCGATGATGAGTCCTATGGCTG GTGTGCTTAAGCAAGCTACTGTCATGGATGAAGGCAGCAGACCAATTTACTTAGATATGCAAGCTACCACTCCATTAGACCCACGAGTACTGGATAAGATGCTACCGTTCTATACCGGCTTATACGGCAACCCACATTCGAGGACTCATGCTTATGGTTGGGAAACCGACACAGCGACGGAAGAAGCAAGAGAACACATTGCTACACTGATTGGAGCTGACCCCAAAGAGATCATTTTCACAAGCGGAGCTACTGAAAGTAATAACATGAGTGTCAAGGGTGTAGCGAGGTTCTTTGGCAGGGCGGGAAAGAAGAGGCATATCATCACAACTCAAACAGAGCACAAATGTGTATTGGATAGTTGTAGGCATTTGCAAGACGAAGGTTTTGAGGTTACATATCTACCAGTGCAGAAAAGCGGCCTGGTTGATATGGCTGAACTTGAAGCCGCTATTCGACCCGAGACAGCCCTTGTCAGTATTATGGCAGTCAACAATGAAATCGGTGTCATCCAACCGCTTGAAGAAATAGGTAAACTCTGCCGCTCAAAGAAGGTCTTCTTCCACACCGATGGTGCCCAAGCTGTTGGTAAGATTCCTTTGGATGTCAACGCgatgaatattgatttgatgtcaatttcatctcataAGATCTATGGACCAAAAGGTATCGGCGCATGTTACGTACGCAGAAGACCTAGGGTCAGACTTGACCCAATCATTAGTGGAGGTGGACAAGAGAGAGGTTTGAGAAGTGGTACTCTCGCGCCTGCGTTGGTGGTAGGCTTTGGTGAAGCTTGCCGCATCGCAAAGGAGGAGCTAAAT TATGACCATGCTCGCGTCAAAAAGCTTTCGGACAGACTCCTCAAGGGCCTCCTCGCAATGGAGCACACCACTCAAAACGGCGACCCAGACCATTTCTATCCAGGATGCGTGAATGTCTCTTTCGCTTATGTCGAAGGAGAATCTCTTTTGATGGCACTTAAGGATATTGCTCTTTCATCAGGAAGTGCTTGTACATCTGCCTCCCTCGAACCCAGTTACGTCCTCCGGGCACTCGGTAGCAGTGATGAGAGTGCACACAGTAGTATCAGATTTGGTATTGGACGCTTCACAACTGAGTCTGAAATTGATTACGTCTTGAAAGCAGTCGAAAACCGAGTCACATTCCTACGAGAGTTGAGTCCACTTTGGGAGCTCGTCCAGGAAGGTATTGCTTTGGACAGTATTGAGTGGAGTCAGCATTAA